From the Ascidiaceihabitans donghaensis genome, the window GTGCAATCAATCACCAGTCTACTGTGTTTTTGTTTGATCCCGACACCGGCATGGCCCGCGCGATGGTTGGGGGCAATCTGCTGACGGCCCTGCGCACCGCGGCGGCGTCCTCTGTGTCGATCAAGCATCTTGCGCGTCCGGACGCCAAGGTGATGGGCATGGTGGGTGCGGGCCATCAAGCGACATTCCAATTGCGCGCCGCCCTTGAGCAACGCGCCTTCGAGAAAGTCATCGGCTGGAACTACCACCCCGAAATGTTGCCCAACATTGAAAAGATCGCCAATGAAGCGGGCGTGCCGTTTGAAGCGGTCGACCTTGAGGGCATGGTTGAGGCGGATGTTGTGATTTCCATCACCTCTACTTTTGCGCCCACAATCATGGCCGATCATGTAGCACCCGGCACGCATATCGCCTGCATGGGCACCGACACCAAGGGCAAACAAGAAGTCGAAGCCACCCTGCTCGCCAAATCCACGGTGTTCACAGACGAAGTTGCGCAATCCATCAGCATCGGCGAAGCGCAACATGCAGTGGGGTCCGGTTTGATCGCGGAAAGTGACGTGCATGAACT encodes:
- the bhcD gene encoding iminosuccinate reductase BhcD, encoding MLIVPEREIANLMTRDAAFDAVEGVFAAMASKDAYNFPVIREAIGHEEALYGFKGGFDKAGMALGLKAGGYWPNNLEKHGAINHQSTVFLFDPDTGMARAMVGGNLLTALRTAAASSVSIKHLARPDAKVMGMVGAGHQATFQLRAALEQRAFEKVIGWNYHPEMLPNIEKIANEAGVPFEAVDLEGMVEADVVISITSTFAPTIMADHVAPGTHIACMGTDTKGKQEVEATLLAKSTVFTDEVAQSISIGEAQHAVGSGLIAESDVHELGAVINGTHAGRTSDDEITLFDGTGVGLQDLAVAARVVALAVESGVAIEVDF